One genomic segment of Clavelina lepadiformis chromosome 3, kaClaLepa1.1, whole genome shotgun sequence includes these proteins:
- the LOC143450284 gene encoding uncharacterized protein LOC143450284, whose translation MVWREGKDHVTDCYFCMTNLQGINRKNKQHVKYPDVSSAMKPVPHGPGIPVPEPPGEISEMECSSSAESKASEQDTWDAEQSTSQPKPLTQPELNDLTRDLNLTKESAQLLGSRLRENNLLAPCTTYFWYRYRDKEFRKYFNYDEDHSLVYCQDVSGLILALGIVYSSAEWRLFLDSSVKSLKVVLLHNGNKIGSVPVGHSVKLTECYEDMKFLLKSLQYSQHKWKICGDLKMISILLGLQAGYTKHPCFLCLWDSRADDRHYTQISWPPRTSFTPGFKNVKFAYLVDPQNILLPPLHIKLGLMKNYTKALDKDGPTFKFLQMKFPRISEAKLRAGVFDGPQIRELMKDEGFTAHMSAVEKRAWTGFRAVISNFLGKHRSPDYEAQVKELLESFQSLGARMSVKMHFLSSHLDYFPDNCGDYSEEQGERFHQDLRHMEERYQGYWDVNMLADYCWCLKRDLPNTTHRRKSLKRHFLSA comes from the exons ATGGTATGGAGAGAAGGAAAAGACCATGTCactgattgttatttttgcatgacCAACTTACAAG gaATAAACCGGAAGAACAAACAACATGTGAAGTACCCTGATGTTTCTTCAGCCATGAAACCAGTACCACATGGCCCTGGTATTCCTGTTCCAGAACCACCTGGAGAAATAAGTGAAATGGAGTGTTCTTCATCTGCAGAGAGCAAAGCAAGTGAACAAGACACATGGGATGCAGAGCAAAGTACAAGCCAACCGAAGCCTCTTACACAGCCTGAGCTGAATGACCTAACACGAGATTTAAATCTCACCAAAGAATCCGCTCAGCTCCTAGGATCACGACTACGTGAGAACAACTTGCTAGCTCCATGCACCACATATTTCTGGTATCGGTATAGAGATAAagagtttagaaaatatttcaattatgacGAAGACCATTCCCTAGTATACTGTCAAGATGTTTCAGGATTAATATTAGCTTTGGGCATAGTCTACAGTTCGGCAgaatggcgattgtttttggactcaTCTGTAAAGAGTTTGAAGGTAGTATTACTACACAATGGCAATAAGATTGGTTCTGTTCCTGTTGGACATTCAGTGAAGCTCACTGAATGCTATGAAGACATGAAATTCCTTTTGAAATCTCTTCAGTATAGCCAacacaaatggaaaatatgtggagacttaaaaatgatttcaatacTTCTTGGGTTACAGGCCGGTTACACTAAACatccatgttttttgtgtctgtggGACTCGAGGGCTGATGATCGCCACTACACACAAATTAGCTGGCCACCCAGAACAAGTTTTACAcctggttttaaaaatgtcaaatttgcttacttagttgatccacaaaatattcttttgccACCTCTCCACATTAAACTTGGTCTCATGAAAAACTATACCAAAGCACTTGATAAGGATGGCCCAACCTTCAAGTtcttacaaatgaaatttccCCGTATCTCTGAAGCGAAGCTACGAGCAGGAGTCTTTGATGGGCCACAGATCCGTGAGCTGATGAAAGACGAAGGTTTTACTGCACACATGAGTGCAGTAGAAAAAAGAGCATGGACAGGATTTCGAgcagtaatttcaaacttccttGGAAAGCATAGAAGCCCTGATTATGAAGCACAGGTTAAAGAGCTGCTTGAAAGTTTTCAATCCCTTGGAGCCCGGATGTCTGTAAAAATGCACTTTCTGAGTTCGCATTTAGATTACTTTCCTGACAACTGTGGTGACTACAGCGAAGAACAGGGAGAGAGATTCCACCAAGACCTTCGCCATATGGAAGAAAGGTACCAAGGATACTGGGATGTAAACATGCTTGCAGATTACTGTTGGTGCTTAAAAAGAGATCTTCCCAATACCACACatagaagaaaatctttgaagcGACACTTTTTGTCAGCATAA